In the genome of Alkalilimnicola sp. S0819, one region contains:
- a CDS encoding MarR family winged helix-turn-helix transcriptional regulator produces MSDKQPGIAATDGVSALPFRPSDWPMPYLAGIEREHTLTATLVLRRFDIDHKSWRLLAVLKEHGELTVSALAELAVLERSSVSKMVATLEARGLVLRHQQGRDRRQSNVALTEGGDALYQETAPLISRLFEYYFGGFDDEEFQRFMSALRDVMERVRSARLHPWTPRTE; encoded by the coding sequence GTGAGTGACAAGCAACCAGGAATAGCCGCGACGGACGGCGTCTCGGCCCTGCCCTTTCGGCCCTCGGACTGGCCCATGCCCTATCTGGCGGGCATCGAGCGTGAACACACGCTCACGGCCACCCTGGTGCTGCGCCGCTTTGATATCGACCACAAGTCCTGGCGTCTGCTGGCGGTCCTCAAGGAGCATGGTGAGCTCACCGTCAGCGCGCTGGCGGAGCTTGCCGTCCTGGAGCGCTCCAGCGTGAGCAAGATGGTGGCGACACTGGAGGCGCGTGGTCTGGTGCTGCGCCACCAGCAGGGGCGGGACCGCCGTCAGAGCAATGTCGCGCTCACCGAGGGCGGTGACGCCCTCTACCAGGAGACGGCGCCGCTGATCTCCCGGCTGTTCGAGTACTACTTCGGCGGTTTCGACGACGAGGAGTTCCAACGTTTCATGTCCGCCTTGCGGGATGTGATGGAACGGGTCAGGAGTGCGCGGCTCCACCCATGGACACCGCGCACGGAATGA
- a CDS encoding SulP family inorganic anion transporter → MNKSRPRAALLHRLFPFLHWAGELRGATLHADLMAGITGAVIVLPQGVAYAMIAGLPPQFGLYSAIVIPIVAGLFGSSRHLVSGPTAAISVLVASVLAGMSIAEGDYIALALTLTLLAGVFQLGFGLARMGALVNFISHTVIVGFTAGAALIIALSQTGNLLGLPAGGPSGLKAFAVVAAAPPPHLATALGLFAFTLVSCQLIRKLRPRWPALLLAMIAGSLLGVVIGAGEQGVPMVGAIPSGLPPLSVPAFTPEVLQSLVPGALAVALLGLIEAVSIARAIGLRSHQRIDSNQEFIGQGLSNIVGSFFSSYAASGSFTRSGANYEAGARTPLAGIFASLVLVVIVLSFPQASAWLPIPVVAAIIVLIAWGLLDFTTIRRIVHASREETAVLGATFLAAIVINLEFAIITGVALSLFLYLRRTSQPGVIPVAPHPDRPAPGLRNARKHGLPEDPRLRILRLDGSLFFGAVEHVQGQLQRLSADQKRILLVCSGVNFIDLAGAEMLLHEARRLRREGGALYLCGLRDTARRKLQQGRFLDALGRDHIFGDPARALAALLPDEPPSPGNTPQTTETKGQG, encoded by the coding sequence GTGAACAAATCCCGACCCCGCGCAGCCCTGCTGCACCGCCTCTTCCCCTTCCTCCACTGGGCCGGCGAGCTCCGTGGCGCCACCCTGCACGCGGACCTCATGGCCGGTATCACCGGCGCCGTGATCGTCCTGCCCCAGGGGGTGGCCTATGCCATGATCGCCGGTCTGCCACCCCAGTTCGGGCTGTATTCGGCCATCGTCATCCCCATCGTCGCGGGGCTGTTCGGCTCCTCCCGGCACCTGGTCTCCGGACCCACCGCGGCGATTTCGGTGCTGGTGGCCAGTGTGCTCGCGGGCATGAGCATCGCCGAGGGCGATTACATCGCGCTGGCGCTGACGCTGACGCTGCTGGCGGGGGTCTTCCAGCTCGGTTTCGGCCTTGCGCGCATGGGCGCGCTGGTGAATTTCATCTCCCACACGGTGATCGTGGGCTTCACCGCCGGGGCGGCGTTGATCATCGCCCTCAGCCAGACCGGTAATTTGCTGGGCTTGCCCGCCGGTGGGCCGTCGGGGTTGAAAGCCTTCGCCGTCGTGGCCGCCGCGCCCCCGCCCCATCTGGCCACTGCCCTGGGGCTTTTCGCCTTCACGCTGGTGAGCTGTCAGTTGATCCGCAAACTGCGCCCGCGCTGGCCGGCGCTGCTGCTCGCCATGATCGCCGGCAGCCTGCTGGGGGTGGTGATCGGGGCGGGGGAACAGGGCGTGCCCATGGTGGGCGCCATACCCTCGGGCCTGCCGCCGCTGTCGGTACCGGCCTTCACGCCCGAGGTGCTGCAATCGCTGGTGCCGGGGGCATTGGCCGTGGCCCTGCTGGGTCTGATCGAGGCAGTGTCCATCGCCCGGGCCATCGGCCTGCGCAGTCACCAGAGAATCGACAGCAATCAGGAGTTCATCGGCCAGGGGCTGTCCAATATCGTCGGCAGTTTCTTCTCCAGCTACGCCGCCTCCGGCTCCTTCACCCGCTCCGGGGCGAACTACGAGGCTGGCGCGCGCACTCCCCTCGCCGGCATATTCGCCTCGCTGGTGCTGGTGGTGATCGTGCTGAGTTTCCCCCAGGCCAGCGCCTGGCTGCCCATTCCGGTGGTCGCCGCGATCATCGTGCTGATTGCCTGGGGGCTGCTGGACTTCACCACCATTCGCCGGATCGTGCACGCCAGCCGCGAGGAAACGGCGGTACTGGGGGCCACCTTCCTGGCCGCCATCGTGATCAACCTGGAGTTCGCCATCATCACCGGAGTGGCGCTATCACTGTTCCTGTACCTGCGCCGCACCTCCCAACCCGGCGTGATTCCCGTGGCGCCTCATCCGGACCGCCCCGCCCCGGGGCTGCGCAACGCGCGCAAGCATGGTCTGCCCGAAGACCCGCGGCTGCGCATCCTGCGCCTGGACGGCTCCCTGTTCTTCGGTGCTGTGGAGCATGTGCAGGGGCAGCTGCAGCGCCTGTCCGCGGATCAAAAGCGCATCCTGCTGGTCTGCAGTGGGGTGAATTTCATCGATCTGGCCGGGGCGGAGATGCTGCTCCACGAAGCCAGGCGCCTGCGCCGGGAAGGCGGTGCGCTGTATCTGTGCGGCCTGCGCGACACGGCCCGGCGCAAG